The window AGTACCCGACAACTCCACTCTTCCTTCTTGCCCATCCCTCAACCAACGCATCAGCAAATACCTTCAGTCTATAAAAGATTGGAAGGTATTTTGGAATACTCTGGAAATCACTCTGGTCTATGCACTCTGGTCTACCATCACCGCACCTGGATTATTGCAGTGGTTTCCTAACTGGTTGCCTTGATGCGACCCATGCCCACCAAATAAAATTTCCACGGAacagccagaatgatcttttttttttttttttaaggtttatttatttttgagacagagagagacagagtatgaacgggggagggtcagagagagggagacacagaatcggaaacaggctccaggctctgagctgtcagcacagagcccgatgcgggcctcgaacccaccgaccgcgagatcgtgacctgagccgaagtcggacgcttaaccgactgagccacccaggtgcccccagaatgatcttttaaaaatgaaagtaattccATGTCTGTGCTTAAAACACCTCCTGTGGCTTTCTAAGTAAAATCAGAGGCTTTTCTCCAAGACCTCCAACACATTCTTTGATCTGGCCCCCACTTCCTTTCTGACCCTATCTTTCATCACTTACCATTATCTGATTCAGCCCTACTGGctttctgccccagggcctttgaacTGGCTATTTCTTCTATCTGGTACAGTTTCCCTAATCTctgattcttctcttccttcaggtCTTTCCCTGGACGACCTTATCTAAAGTAGCattccctaggggcgcctgggtggcgcagtcggttaagcgtccgacttcagccaggtcacgatctcgcggtccgtgagttcgagccccgcgtcaggctctgggctgatggctcggagcctggagcctgtttccgattctgtgtctccctctctctctgcccctcccccgttcatgctctgtctctctctgtcccaaaaataaataaaaaacgttgaaaaaaaaattaaaaaaaaaaataaagtagcattccctagccccacccccccacccctgccagttATAGTTCCCTTaccctgtttcatttttcttcatagcgCTTATCACCACTAATGTGTCAGAGATTTATTTACTGACCTGCTGACTTTATTGTTACACATTTATAACTTTCACCACCCTATCCCAAGACACATAAGAACTTAAGCTCcactgtttccgattctgtgtctccctctctctctgtccctcccccgttcatgctctgtctctctctgtcccaaaaataaaataaacgttgaagaACTTAAGCTCCAGGGCAGCTcgttggtttgttttgttcactggttGATCCCTTATACCTAGAACCATTCCTGATCCTGGGAGGCACTAAATCCACATTTACTGAATAAAAGTGACTGTTGGTTCACAACCTACAAGTTCcctgggtgaaatctgaaactggctcccgTACACAGAGGccaaggagagaccaaagaaagaggcagagcactCCAGATTGGGAGGTGGGGGTTTTAATTAGCAAGGGAACTGACATATGAGACTTGTCCTGGGCGACTACAAGACAAGTGGGTCTCTGCACTTGCCCACCGGAATCTTAATAGTTTATGTAGAGGCCTTAAATAGGTTCCGCCACATATaccatccagatggtctcaacgACAGACACATTGCTCTCTCAAAGCTACTGCTGTGGGAATAGTGTATACTAAGGACAGCCTTCAATTGCCCAGGGCCAGCTTGAGAGTCAGCTGGCACTCACATCTCCAACAGTGACTCTGTGAGATTGCGCCCAGATGTTTCAGGACATTTCCTGAGAGGCTGCAGTTTGCTTCTTCGTGTGGGGTCCTCTCTTTAAAATCCAACCTAAGTTGTCTCCTGTCTGAAGCTGGCTTCAACGCCTTTGTGGCTCTATAACTCTTCCAATCCTTGACTCCAGGGGCACATCCAGGCTCTGTGGGGCCAGAGGCTTATACACCTTTGGGACGTctctattgattttattttcttttttaagattttatttttaagtaatctctacacccaacgtggggattCTAACTTACAACCCTCAGATCAAGGGTCGCATGCTCCACCAgttaagccagccaggcgccccttgggacACCTCTTTAAGAATacaaaaaagggggcacctgggtggctcagtcaattaagtgtcggaatcttgatttcgcctcaggtcatgatctcatggtacctgggttcgagcccacatgtGGGGCTtcgagctgacagctcagagcctgcctcaaattctctctctctccctctccctcgctgGTGCTCTCTCgcgctttcaaaaaaaaaaaaaaaagtaaacttaaagaattttaaaaattccacataaCTATGAAAATGAGCATTTGCTTAGTTTGGGGAAATAAACCACAGCACGATACTGGAATCTTGGGAGATTGGTTTCCCTCCCTCTTGAGATCTCTGTGAACAATTTACTTGAAATATTTCCTGATGGCAACCTGGTTTCCTCTCTGCACGGAGACTACCGACTGCAGCCTTTCCAGCCCTATTGGCCTCACAGTAAACCCTTGACACcaggtctctctccttcctccccttctctcctgtcTGAAGACCATCCTCTGGCAACTCTACCCAGCTGCCATGCAgaactctcctcctcctcctccctccctcaaactGGTTCTGAGTGGTGTGGAGAGCATCCCACGGAGCCATAAGACCAGGCCTCTGTCATTACTTCCTCGTATGTCCTTGGAACATagagggcctcagtttccccaactgtgaAATGGGGACTTGGACAGAGTTGTCCTGTGGCTTCCCACAAGAGTATCCTTGGAGTGGATGGGCACCAGGAGGGTTCCAGGGACTCTGAGTCCTGGGGCTCCCACCTCCGTCcctgtaatttatttcttttaatgtttatatttattttgagagagagagagagagagagagagagggtgcaagtggggaaaggacagagagagagagggagaaagagaatcccaagcaggctccatccacactgtcagcacggatccagatgcggggcttgaactcacaaaccgtgagatcatgacctgagccaaaatcaagagtcccacgctcaaccgactgagccacccaggtgctatgTCCTATAACTTACTAAGAGGAAACTCAGGTGTGTGTTCTGCCTTCGCCGCCATCTCCTGGGTAACCAGGCTGAAGCCATTCTCTGCTGTCGGGGTCAAAAGGGCATCCGTGAAATCGGCTTTCAGGTCCGCCTCGCCCTCCACCAACTGACCTGGGAATGGTTGAGATCTGGAAATAAATAGCTTCACCTGCTCCCCCAGCCTCCGAGCTCCGCCCCACCTCCTCAGCAGGACCCGCCCTACTCCTTACAAAATCTCGCGAGGTTCCAGAACCCGGTAAAGACTTTGGCCTTTCTGCCGTTCCGTAGCTCGGGGCCGCAGGCGTTGAACTACTGTTTCCGGGTCGCAGCCAGGTAAGGCTCCGCGGCGGCCCTAGCGGAACCTAAGCCCAGAGGTCTCAGTAAGTAGaagaccgctcagagcctgagtGTTTCCCTCTAGTATCCTCCTTTGATTCCTTTAAGACCCTGGTACAGCCTGGCAGCAGGGCCCAGGATTTCTGGATTCCCAACCCTATGACTCAGGGGCTTTTGTCCAGTTTCCCTGCTCAGGATTTGGATTCAGTTCAGCAGCTTCACCGCTCCGTCTGAGAGATGTGGAAACCGGGGCTTAGCGCATAGCCCCGAGGCCCCGTGCCCTCCCCCGGGTTCCTCTGGATCAGCACTGAGACCCCGTCCCTGCGCCAGGTCCCCTCTCCTGGGCCCACGGCCCCGGACTGCCTTCGGCCTCAGCCACATAACCCCTCGGTCACCCACGCCTCGTCTTCCTGGCTGTCCGCAGGCCTGGGCAGCATGGCCGTATTCCGGTCGGGCCTCCTGGTGCTGACGACGCCGCTCGCCTCCCTGGCCCCTCGCCTGGCCCCCATCCTGACCTCGGCGGCCCGGCTGGTGAATCACACGCTCTACGTACACCTGCAGCCGGGCATGAGCCTGGGGGGCCCGGCCCAGCCCCAGTCCAGCCTCGTGCAGGCCACGTTTGAGGTCCTGGATTTCATCACGCACCTCTACGCTGGCGCCGATGTCCACAGGCACCTGGATGTCAGAGTTCTGCTGACCAATATAGGAGCCAAGAGcgcctttctccctccccttcccagctcagTCCAGAACCTGGCCCACCCACCGGAAGTGGTGCTGACTGACTTCCAGACCCTGGATGGGAGCCAGTACAACCCGGTCAAACAACAGCTAGAGCGTTATGCCACCAGCTGCTACAGTTGTTGTCCCCAGCTGGCTTCGGTGCTGCTATACCCCGATTATGGGCCCGGAGAGCTGTCTGTGGAGTCCCTGGATGTCCCCTTACCCTCCACCATCAGGCCAGCCTCTCCCGTGGCCAGGTCTCCAAAGCAGCCAGTGCGTGGCTACCACCGTGGGGCTGTGGGTGGCACGTTTGACCGCCTGCACAATGCCCACAAGGTGTTGCTCAGTGTCGCGTGCATCCTGGCCCAGGAGCAGCTTGTGGTGGGAGTTGCGGACAAAGACCTGTTGAAGAGTGAGTGAGAGATACTCTGGAGTAGAGCAGGGGAGGACCCTCAAAACTCCTTAACCTTGCCCCCAGTGCCAAGACTGAGGAAGGGGGTGGGCATCCTTTACTTCCCACCCCTCCCGTATGTAACAGCACCTGGCACCCAGTGGGTGTTAAGGAAACTATGTTAAACGAACAAGTGCAGCTTTCTCTGTGTGTGATCTACTCACCACTCAAATCAGAATTTCCCCAAATGTGGAACTAAGGAAATCTGTACTTTTGAGAAGTTCTCCAGGTCACGAACCCTAAAGATTGAGACCCTGGGAGTAAATGGATGAGTGGGTTGTGGGTTGTAGGTAGTGTGTTAGAGCTACAGCAAGAGGGGACTCGTGGTTGGGGTGGTTCTTGGAATTCTCCATCTGACTCTGATGCTCCCTGGCACTGCTCGTTCTCTGGACACATGCCAGCCCCTGCCATGACTGTCGTGCTTGCTGGCTGCCCCCTCTTCACTGCTCCCCTGACATACAGCACTTCCCAGCTTAGCCCTTTCTTCCTGCCACCCATCCCCCTCTGGAGATTGGATGCTTAGGGATAGTCTTCCCCAAACTTGACTGTACCTTTCCTCCCCAGTAAAAAGATCTCACTGGGCTCCTTCCCCAGGCAAATTGCTCCCTGAGCTGCTCCAACCCTACACAGAACGCGTGGAACATCTGAGTGAGTTCCTGGTGGACGTCAAGCCCTCCTTGACTTTTGATATCACCCCCCTGCTGGATCCCTATGGGCCCGCTGGCTCTAACCCCTCCTTGGAGTTCCTGGTGGTCAGCGAGGAGACCTATCGTGGGGGGATGGCCGTCAACCGCTTCCGTCTTGAGAATGTAACCCCTGAGGGAGACTGGCAGAGGGAGTggatggggctggggaaggcCACGTAGGGGGCTGTTGGAAGTACCGTGAccctagaggagggaagagaggacttGGGGTGGTGAGGAAGAGGCGAGAAGGAACTGTTTCCCAGCTTCCCCTTGGAGGCAGGCTCTACCTCTGGGGAGGATAAGGGGGCAGCTCAGATGTCATTGTCCTCCTGCCCCTCgttccctctcctcacccctcctctTTAACCTCAGGGTCTGGAGGAGCTTGCCTTGTACCAGATCCAGCTGCTGAAGGACCCAAACCATACAGACAATGAAGAGGACAAAGTCAGTTCCTCCACCCTCCGCCAACGAATGCTGGGAAAGCTGCTTCGGCCTCCATATGTAtgcctgtcctctctctcctctgctcggGTGGGCTGGAAATGCTGGAGAGTAGACTGAAGATTTCAGTCTCAAGCATGAGTCTGAAGACCCTAGTAACTGGGGTTCCCTCTCCTCTACCTCCAGAAGAGGCCCGAACTGCCCACACAGCTCTACGTGATTGGACTGACGGGCATCAGTGGCTCTGGGAAGAGCTCAGTAGCTCAGCGGCTTAAGGGCCTGGGGGCGTTTGTCATCGACAGTGACCACCTGGGCCATCGGGCCTACGCCCCAGGGGGTCCTGCCTACCAGCCTGTTGTGGAAGCCTTTGGAGCAGGTAATGCCTGGGGAGGGCTAGAAGTGGCCTGAAAAGTGAGGGGATGGCCTGGCCTCCTTGCCCAGTCCTGTGTCTCTCGTCCAGATATTCTCCATAAAGATGGCATTATCAACAGGAAGGTCCTAGGCAGCCGGGTGTTTGGGAACAAGGTAAGCACGCTTCTCTCCAAGGACCCCTCAGCTGCTACTAGAACCAGAGGTTGGGACCGAATGGACCTTTCTGGTCTGGTTCAGAGTGCGTTTCCACTCATCTGTTCCCCACCACCTCCTCTCGGGCTGGCTCCGTCTCCAAGGGAAGGTAAATCGCCTgcttcctctgttcccctcctcaGAAGCAGCTGAAGATACTCACGGATATTGTGTGGCCAATTATCGCAAAATTGGCTCGAGAGGAGATGAACCAGGCTGTGGCTGAGGGTGAGTTGGAGAGTTGATGGGAGCAGCCAAGGGGGACATTAAGCAGATTCTCCTCCTAGGAGCTTCCTCACCCCAAGCCAGACCCTCCACTTCCTTGGGACTAGGCTTCACCGGCTCTCTGGTGGCAAGTGGCAGTGTGCTGCTGGCAGTGACTGGGGTCTCCCCACAGGAAAACGTGTGTGCGTGATTGATGCCGCCCTGCTGCTTGAAGCCGGTTGGCAGAACATGGTGCATGAGGTGTGGACCGTTGTCATCCCTGAAACTGAGGTATCTGGACCCGTCTCTCACCCCATCCCCACTCCACACCGCAGCCCGCTCTGAGCCAGTGGGCTGACCGATGCCTTCTCCGTGCCCAGGCTATACGACGCATTGTGGAGAGGGATGGCCTGAGTGAAGCTGCAGCTCAGAGCCGGTTGCAGAGCCAGATGAGTGGGCAACAGCTCGTGGACCAGAGCCACGTGGTGCTGAGCACTTTATGGGAACCGCATGTTACGCAGTGCCAGGTTGGTGCCCCGGAAAGGGCTGGGTTGTAGGGAATGAGTCTCCAGTGGGTGCCTGCCTgactctgtcttctcttcctcctgacACTCTGTCCTGCTCAAAGGTGGAGAAAGCTTGGGCTCTCTTGCAGAAGCGCATCTCCCAGACGCCGTAAGGCCCATGGCTGACAATGTGTTCTCTGTGGGGCCACAGTGGCCCTGGAGCTGCCTAGAGATTCAGCGGTGAGGAGGAGTGGGGGCCTGGGTGCTCGTCCTAGCTTGGGCCTAGAGACTCTGAACCAGACTGGGAAGGGCAAGGCTGGGCCTGGTGGACACAGGAAGTCTACCCAGCTTGCTGGTGTTTGGCCATCGCTGAGGATGCGACTCAGAGGGGAGCAGGCCCCTCTGGCATTTTGTGCCTACTCTTGCCCACAGTGTCTGTGAAACCTTCGGCCCACTGCGGCCAGGGCAAACACTGGAACTTGTACCAATTAAAGGTGAATGTTGCCAGGTGCTGCCTGTATGTCTGCGTCCTGCCCCAATGCCTCTAGGTATCTTTCTTTGGAAGCCTTGAGCTGGAAGCCTGGAGTGCAGTGGTTCTGAGCATAGCTTTTGCAGCTAGCCAGATTGAGGTCAGCCTTGGTCCCATCGCTGACTACCTGTCTGCTTTGGGAGAAGCTACAGACTTTCTAGGTTCCTCGGTTTCTGTATCTGTGAAGAGGCTTAACTGGGCTAACGGGCTCTTTGAAAGCGTTTCTTCCACTGGTCTCCTGCCAGGTACCAGGCTACGTGTTGGAGGACCGGCCTTCCACGAGCCAGGCGGGGCCTCCGGCCTCACGGACCTGGCAGCCGTGCTGGGCCGGCAGGGTGGGGT is drawn from Panthera uncia isolate 11264 chromosome E1, Puncia_PCG_1.0, whole genome shotgun sequence and contains these coding sequences:
- the COASY gene encoding bifunctional coenzyme A synthase — encoded protein: MAVFRSGLLVLTTPLASLAPRLAPILTSAARLVNHTLYVHLQPGMSLGGPAQPQSSLVQATFEVLDFITHLYAGADVHRHLDVRVLLTNIGAKSAFLPPLPSSVQNLAHPPEVVLTDFQTLDGSQYNPVKQQLERYATSCYSCCPQLASVLLYPDYGPGELSVESLDVPLPSTIRPASPVARSPKQPVRGYHRGAVGGTFDRLHNAHKVLLSVACILAQEQLVVGVADKDLLKSKLLPELLQPYTERVEHLSEFLVDVKPSLTFDITPLLDPYGPAGSNPSLEFLVVSEETYRGGMAVNRFRLENGLEELALYQIQLLKDPNHTDNEEDKVSSSTLRQRMLGKLLRPPYKRPELPTQLYVIGLTGISGSGKSSVAQRLKGLGAFVIDSDHLGHRAYAPGGPAYQPVVEAFGADILHKDGIINRKVLGSRVFGNKKQLKILTDIVWPIIAKLAREEMNQAVAEGKRVCVIDAALLLEAGWQNMVHEVWTVVIPETEAIRRIVERDGLSEAAAQSRLQSQMSGQQLVDQSHVVLSTLWEPHVTQCQVEKAWALLQKRISQTP